A single window of Zea mays cultivar B73 chromosome 10, Zm-B73-REFERENCE-NAM-5.0, whole genome shotgun sequence DNA harbors:
- the LOC100216964 gene encoding plant UBX domain-containing protein 1 isoform X1 has translation MEYPHQQAGPSSTTITLICPYATRRRKRAAGDDLSSAVDMDVDADAQRATDKLKAVSEALGHEIRVFSSENFASQTSKLPSADHEEDDDFYELQPADYYNLISNRMGEHFKMLKTRKMREAELAAQRAKRTKTVMRVRFPDGYILEADFIPSERIHSLVDLLLKVLARPDLPFYLYTVPPKKRILDTSQDFYTAGFVPGANVHFSYDLPEDDLKAGPFLREEILSLDGLSLLLKPASQPDDSRMNSSSLQSDASQSVPVPTTTNKKPGRPKWLKR, from the exons ATGGAGTACCCCCACCAGCAGGCGGGCCCTTCCTCCACGACCATCACCCTCATCTGTCCGTACGCGACTCGCCGCAGGAAGAGGGCCGCGGGCGACGACCTCTCGTCGGCGGTGGACATGGATGTCGACGCCGACGCGCAGCGCGCCACG GACAAGCTGAAAGCAGTGTCAGAGGCACTTGGGCATGAGATCCGGGTTTTTTCAAGTGAGAACTTTGCTTCACAAACCAGCAAGTTGCCTAGTGCAGATCATG AGGAAGATGACGACTTTTATGAGCTTCAGCCTGCTGATTACTACAACTTGATTTCAAACAGGATGGGAG AGCACTTTAAAATGCTGAAGACTCGCAAGATGCGGGAAGCAGAACTTGCTGCTCAGCGAGCAAAGAGAACAAAA ACAGTAATGAGGGTGCGTTTCCCGGATGGCTACATCCTTGAGGCTGACTTTATTCCATCAGAGAGGATACATAGTCTAGTGGACCTGCTCTTGAAAGTACTTGCTAGACCAGATCTGCCATTCTATCTTT ATACAGTACCTCCAAAGAAGCGAATACTGGACACATCACAGGACTTCTATACAGCTGGTTTTGTCCCTGGGGCTAATGTTCATTTTTCTTATGATCTCCCTGAAG ATGATCTAAAAGCAGGACCCTTTCTCCGcgaagaaattctaagtttggatGGATTGTCACTTCTGCTGAAACCTGCTAGTCAACCTGATGATTCTAGAATGAACTCTTCTTCTCTTCAATCTGATGCATCTCAATCTGTTCCTGTACCAACAACAACAAATAAGAAGCCTGGCAGACCAAAGTGGCTGAAAAG GTGA
- the LOC100193582 gene encoding uncharacterized protein isoform X1, which yields MLNLPPSSALTVSSQLTSSDVAQRSEEWFALRKDKLTTSTFSTALGFWAGNRRAELWNEKVFGATETKLADTARSAMDWGTHHESVAIEQYTNITGRHVGTFGFAVHAEASSGWLGASPDGVLGCGLDGGILEVKCPFNKGKPELALPWRAMPYYYMPQVQGLMEIMGRDWAELYCWTPSGSSLFRVPRDRAYWELLHEALRDFWWGDVVPARELALLGKHDEARSFEPRPKHRLTNLVLYRSRKLASEAKLLWMDVGGRVEFFQ from the coding sequence ATGTTAAATCTACCACCATCTTCAGCTCTCACGGTGTCCTCCCAGCTCACCTCCTCTGACGTAGCCCAGCGTTCAGAGGAATGGTTCGCTCTTCGCAAGGACAAGCTCACCACAAGCACCTTCAGTACCGCCTTGGGTTTCTGGGCTGGCAACAGAAGGGCAGAGCTGTGGAACGAGAAAGTTTTTGGCGCGACAGAGACCAAGCTGGCGGACACCGCTAGGTCTGCCATGGACTGGGGCACGCATCATGAGAGCGTAGCCATAGAGCAGTACACGAACATCACAGGAAGACACGTGGGCACCTTCGGCTTCGCGGTGCACGCCGAGGCCAGCTCCGGATGGCTCGGAGCCTCGCCCGATGGAGTCCTCGGGTGCGGGCTGGACGGCGGGATCCTGGAAGTCAAGTGCCCCTTCAACAAGGGCAAGCCCGAGCTCGCGCTGCCCTGGCGCGCCATGCCCTACTACTACATGCCGCAGGTGCAGGGCCTGATGGAGATCATGGGCAGGGACTGGGCGGAGCTCTACTGCTGGACGCCCAGCGGGAGCAGCCTGTTCCGCGTGCCGCGGGACCGCGCGTACTGGGAGCTCCTGCACGAGGCGCTGCGCGACTTCTGGTGGGGCGACGTGGTGCCCGCGCGGGAGCTGGCGCTCCTGGGGAAGCACGACGAGGCGAGGTCCTTCGAGCCTCGGCCCAAGCACCGGCTCACGAACCTGGTGCTGTACAGGAGCAGGAAGCTGGCCTCCGAGGCCAAGCTGCTGTGGATGGATGTTGGCGGCCGTGTAGAGTTCTTTCAGTGA
- the LOC100216964 gene encoding Plant UBX domain-containing protein 1 (The RefSeq protein has 1 substitution compared to this genomic sequence), with the protein MDVDADAQRATDKLKAVSEALGHEIRVFSSENFASQTSKLPSADHEEDDDFYELQPADYYNLISNRMGEHFKMLKTRKMREAELAAQRAKRTKTVMRVRFPDGYILEADFIPSERIHSLVDLLLKVLARPDLPFYLYTVPPKKRILDTSQDFYTAGFVPGVNVHFSYDLPEVSLLNADDLKAGPFLREEILSLDGLSLLLKPASQPDDSRMNSSSLQSDASQSVPVPTTTNKKPGRPKWLKR; encoded by the exons ATGGATGTCGACGCCGACGCGCAGCGCGCCACG GACAAGCTGAAAGCAGTGTCAGAGGCACTTGGGCATGAGATCCGGGTTTTTTCAAGTGAGAACTTTGCTTCACAAACCAGCAAGTTGCCTAGTGCAGATCATG AGGAAGATGACGACTTTTATGAGCTTCAGCCTGCTGATTACTACAACTTGATTTCAAACAGGATGGGAG AGCACTTTAAAATGCTGAAGACTCGCAAGATGCGGGAAGCAGAACTTGCTGCTCAGCGAGCAAAGAGAACAAAA ACAGTAATGAGGGTGCGTTTCCCGGATGGCTACATCCTTGAGGCTGACTTTATTCCATCAGAGAGGATACATAGTCTAGTGGACCTGCTCTTGAAAGTACTTGCTAGACCAGATCTGCCATTCTATCTTT ATACAGTACCTCCAAAGAAGCGAATACTGGACACATCACAGGACTTCTATACAGCTGGTTTTGTCCCTGGGGCTAATGTTCATTTTTCTTATGATCTCCCTGAAG TTTCGTTGTTAAATGCAGATGATCTAAAAGCAGGACCCTTTCTCCGcgaagaaattctaagtttggatGGATTGTCACTTCTGCTGAAACCTGCTAGTCAACCTGATGATTCTAGAATGAACTCTTCTTCTCTTCAATCTGATGCATCTCAATCTGTTCCTGTACCAACAACAACAAATAAGAAGCCTGGCAGACCAAAGTGGCTGAAAAG GTGA
- the LOC100193582 gene encoding uncharacterized protein LOC100193582 isoform 2 (isoform 2 is encoded by transcript variant 2) produces the protein MRAAVNTPPPRCYSRRRASATLLEARYVFDHVPQRRLPSLAAELRARPASVAARRPARRSAASAAAPTCGAASVTRLFRALLQIPTAYSSISRVRLAPAAFLPARYNFEGYIPRSCSSSLQIYSRSSMLNLPPSSALTVSSQLTSSDVAQRSEEWFALRKDKLTTSTFSTALGFWAGNRRAELWNEKVFGATETKLADTARSAMDWGTHHESVAIEQYTNITGRHVGTFGFAVHAEASSGWLGASPDGVLGCGLDGGILEVKCPFNKGKPELALPWRAMPYYYMPQVQGLMEIMGRDWAELYCWTPSGSSLFRVPRDRAYWELLHEALRDFWWGDVVPARELALLGKHDEARSFEPRPKHRLTNLVLYRSRKLASEAKLLWMDVGGRVEFFQ, from the exons ATGAGAGCGGCCGTGAACACGCCACCTCCGCGCTGCTACTCGCGGCGGCGCGCCAGCGCCACGCTGCTGGAAGCGCGTTATGTGTTCGACCACGTGCCGCAGCGGCGCCTGCCGAGCCTGGCTGCGGAACTCCGCGCGCGGCCCGCGTCCGTGGCTGCCCGGAGGCCCGCGCGGCGCTCGGCCGCGTCTGCGGCTGCCCCCACCTGTGGCGCCGCTTCAG TTACTCGTTTGTTTAGGGCATTGCTGCAGATTCCAACGGCCTATTCTTCAATTTCTCGCGTGCGTTTAGCCCCGGCTGCATTCTTGCCAGCAAGATACAACTTTGAAGGCTATATCCCCCGTAGCTGCTCCAGTTCGCTTCAGATCTATAGCCGGTCATCGATGTTAAATCTACCACCATCTTCAGCTCTCACGGTGTCCTCCCAGCTCACCTCCTCTGACGTAGCCCAGCGTTCAGAGGAATGGTTCGCTCTTCGCAAGGACAAGCTCACCACAAGCACCTTCAGTACCGCCTTGGGTTTCTGGGCTGGCAACAGAAGGGCAGAGCTGTGGAACGAGAAAGTTTTTGGCGCGACAGAGACCAAGCTGGCGGACACCGCTAGGTCTGCCATGGACTGGGGCACGCATCATGAGAGCGTAGCCATAGAGCAGTACACGAACATCACAGGAAGACACGTGGGCACCTTCGGCTTCGCGGTGCACGCCGAGGCCAGCTCCGGATGGCTCGGAGCCTCGCCCGATGGAGTCCTCGGGTGCGGGCTGGACGGCGGGATCCTGGAAGTCAAGTGCCCCTTCAACAAGGGCAAGCCCGAGCTCGCGCTGCCCTGGCGCGCCATGCCCTACTACTACATGCCGCAGGTGCAGGGCCTGATGGAGATCATGGGCAGGGACTGGGCGGAGCTCTACTGCTGGACGCCCAGCGGGAGCAGCCTGTTCCGCGTGCCGCGGGACCGCGCGTACTGGGAGCTCCTGCACGAGGCGCTGCGCGACTTCTGGTGGGGCGACGTGGTGCCCGCGCGGGAGCTGGCGCTCCTGGGGAAGCACGACGAGGCGAGGTCCTTCGAGCCTCGGCCCAAGCACCGGCTCACGAACCTGGTGCTGTACAGGAGCAGGAAGCTGGCCTCCGAGGCCAAGCTGCTGTGGATGGATGTTGGCGGCCGTGTAGAGTTCTTTCAGTGA
- the LOC100216964 gene encoding plant UBX domain-containing protein 1 isoform X2: MEYPHQQAGPSSTTITLICPYATRRRKRAAGDDLSSAVDMDVDADAQRATDKLKAVSEALGHEIRVFSSENFASQTSKLPSADHEEDDDFYELQPADYYNLISNRMGEHFKMLKTRKMREAELAAQRAKRTKTVMRVRFPDGYILEADFIPSERIHSLVDLLLKVLARPDLPFYLYTVPPKKRILDTSQDFYTAGFVPGANVHFSYDLPEGPFLREEILSLDGLSLLLKPASQPDDSRMNSSSLQSDASQSVPVPTTTNKKPGRPKWLKR; the protein is encoded by the exons ATGGAGTACCCCCACCAGCAGGCGGGCCCTTCCTCCACGACCATCACCCTCATCTGTCCGTACGCGACTCGCCGCAGGAAGAGGGCCGCGGGCGACGACCTCTCGTCGGCGGTGGACATGGATGTCGACGCCGACGCGCAGCGCGCCACG GACAAGCTGAAAGCAGTGTCAGAGGCACTTGGGCATGAGATCCGGGTTTTTTCAAGTGAGAACTTTGCTTCACAAACCAGCAAGTTGCCTAGTGCAGATCATG AGGAAGATGACGACTTTTATGAGCTTCAGCCTGCTGATTACTACAACTTGATTTCAAACAGGATGGGAG AGCACTTTAAAATGCTGAAGACTCGCAAGATGCGGGAAGCAGAACTTGCTGCTCAGCGAGCAAAGAGAACAAAA ACAGTAATGAGGGTGCGTTTCCCGGATGGCTACATCCTTGAGGCTGACTTTATTCCATCAGAGAGGATACATAGTCTAGTGGACCTGCTCTTGAAAGTACTTGCTAGACCAGATCTGCCATTCTATCTTT ATACAGTACCTCCAAAGAAGCGAATACTGGACACATCACAGGACTTCTATACAGCTGGTTTTGTCCCTGGGGCTAATGTTCATTTTTCTTATGATCTCCCTGAAG GACCCTTTCTCCGcgaagaaattctaagtttggatGGATTGTCACTTCTGCTGAAACCTGCTAGTCAACCTGATGATTCTAGAATGAACTCTTCTTCTCTTCAATCTGATGCATCTCAATCTGTTCCTGTACCAACAACAACAAATAAGAAGCCTGGCAGACCAAAGTGGCTGAAAAG GTGA